From Xiphophorus couchianus chromosome 7, X_couchianus-1.0, whole genome shotgun sequence:
ATGCAGTGTTGTTTATTGATCACAGCGTTGTTCAGCAACGAGGCCGGGTAAACTAAAAACACATCCGATTAATTTAGGAAGCGGCTCAGGTAAAGGCTTTTCTTCTGGGGTCTGTAAATCACCCTGGACCGCTGCTTCAGCAAAACCCAGCGATGCTGCTGCTAAAAAATCACAGAGTCCAGGCGCTCTGTGTGTTCCACAGAGAAATAAAGGGCCGTGAAATTTCATCTCCACCGTTATTTATGTCGTTGTGCGCTTTGGTGTCTCTTCAAGCaaccctcccccccccccccccccccccccccccccctgcaaCCTCCTCCCCCCTCTCTCCCCACAACAAGACCTTGTTAAAGCACAGCTCTCCCTGCTGGTGTCTTGCAGGCAGGCTGGTGTCGGGTTGGAGCAGCAGCTGTCAGGCCTGTCTGGTGAAGCAGCTTTTCTTCAACGTGTCTGTCCTGCAGCCTGTGGAGCTGCTGTCTCTGGCTCAGCTGGAGATCAGGCTCCATTGGAAGCCTCTGAGGCCCGCCGGGCTCCTGCGGGGGCCCCGAGCCGTCAGCATGTCGCTTTCCAAAGTGATCCGAGCCACGCTGCGGGGAGCCGATCCCCGGGCCAGTCGCAGGCTCCTGCTGTCGCAGTCGCTTCGGCCGCAGCTGGAGCCCGCCGCCGTCGCCATGGACCTGACGCCGTTGGCGGAGAGCTGGCGCAAACCGGGTCACAACTACGGCCTGGTTGTGGAGCTGAGTCTGCCGCCCGGTGCGGATCCGGAGGAGCTCACGCCTTTTCTGCCGGGCAACGCCTTCCCTTTGGAGGAAGCCTGGACTCTCCCTCTGATGGAGGCCTCTCTGGTGGTCGTGTCCCTGAACCCGCACCAGTGTCGCTCCCGGCAAAGGAGGAGCGCCGTTCGCCTCCCCGTGACGCCCAGTAACATCTGCAAGGCCCGTCGCCTCTACATTGACTTCAAAGACGTGGGCTGGCAGGACTGGATCATCGCCCCGCCGGGCTACATGGCCAACTACTGCCACGGCGAGTGTCCGTTCCCGCTGAGCGAGAGCCTGAACGGTACCAACCACGCCATCCTGCAGACGCTGGTCCACTCCCTGGACCCCCAGGGCACGCCCCAGCCCTGCTGTGTCCCCATCCGCCTCTCCCCGATCTCCATGCTCTACTACGACAACAACGATAACGTGGTGCTCCGACACTACCAGGACATGGTGGTGGACGAGTGTGGCTGTCGATGAGAGCGGTTACCAACAGCAACCGGTCCGCTTTTAAGTTCGGTTTCTtaagtgtttttgcttttttgagtGAATGAGATTCCCTTATTCTCACCACTGTTAGCTTAGCTGTGAATAGAGCTTTCCagggctttcttttttttttttaagtatagGAGTTGGTGATTGTATATAGAGTAATATTTGTCCACaaagatgacatttttaataaaggcTAATGTTAAAAATTGGTCAAGTATCGGTTTGGTTTGTAATTAATTAGAACATTAACTCGAAGCATTCATATGAAAATACTGTTGGAATCTAATTTATGCACGCtacaaaaaaagcaatcaaTTTGACTAGaccaaataatataaaataattatacgCGGTTCGTGACTGAAGATATAGATTTGTACAATTTTGATCCTTCAGCAAGTGGAACTGGTTCAAATTAacactttttatatatatatgtatatatttcttttgtttttataagatcttaaattaaaaatgttcactgcaacacagattgttttttttttttttcttttgttagctTTGTTTTGAATATCATTGAAGTCAGGCTCGGCAAATTAAAGACAGCAAGGATTTGAGGAGAAAGTTCTTGGCTTTTGTTGCTGAGATTACACTAAATTACCAAAAAAAGTGCTTAGAATTTTAATCTTGATATTTTACGATAACGATAGAAGCAGTCATAAGACCAATTACGTCGTCTTTGTAATCTTTTTGGGGAACTTTGCATGTCCCAGCAACTGGgctttaatcacattttcacatttatatttattgatggTCTCATGGAACCAGCAgtgaagaaaatagtaaaaataactcTACCACGGCCCAATAGTTGAGGGTTTTCCAACGTTAAATGGAATTCATCCTTGACACTATAAATTCTAAGAAGTTTTTCAAGATAAGTAGACGGGTACTTTCTACATTAAAGAGAGTTGTACACTAACTTGGAGGATACAGATAAAAGAAATGCACACAAAGCGCTAAGGAAATCTGCAGCTGCATATTTGGAAAAGCTAAATGCTTTGTCgagagatgtttttattattattacaattatacGTGACAATGATTGAGCTATTTGGCCACGATGACAGAAGACAAAAATTggcttttaaagttaaaactacAGTACCGACTGTTGGCAGGGTGTTGGAAGCATCATGCGGAGGGTCTGGTTTGGTGGTAGTCATACAGATGCAATGAAGTGGTGGAAATAATGGAGGATCGCCTTCAAATTCCCCAATGCACTCGGGCACGGAGACAAATAACCGGACTAGAGTGAGACTTGGAGCCGATTGGCTCAGGAAGACTAGTTTGAACAGAATATGCTGtagaaaactgtaaacattttgttctaGATCTGAATATAAGTTTGTtcaattctaaaaaaaaaaaaaaaatggacacaTTTTAAACCCTAATTGCAATCTACTCTATTTGaagcttaaatttaaaaaaaaaaaaaaaaaaacccagcagaagACAGAGGAACCACAATCAGCAGATCTTTTCGTCTCTTAAACGAAGAGTTAAACTCCCTTATCTCACCTTCCTACATGATAACACCCCCAACCCCCTTCGTCGCCGAGCAAGACGAACCACTGGGGGTTGCCATGGCGACCGCCAGCCTCTCCAGCAGCCGGGGGAGGCTTGGCGTGTCGTCGCTTCGCAGAGAGACTCCGTGGTGTGAAAGAGAGCAGGTGAGGAGAGCGAAGCTCCCACAGTGTTGCTGCAAGGCTcggctgcagaaaaaaaaaaaagtatttgctccttTTCTGTCGGAAGGAAATGATTCAGATCGTTCCATAAATTTGAGCTGAGAAAACACTAAAAGTAAATTTCAAATTATTaaggtgaaattaaaaaaaggctaTCAAACCCAACCTGATTTTAAGGGAAGTAAGTCCTccaagtttcagaaaactaaCAATGAGTTGTTAGTGAGGGAAAGTGGCCCACTCTACTCTGCAGACATGTTCTCATTCTGTGACATTGGAGAGTTTGCACAAGATTTCAATGAGATGTAAGCCAggtctttgactaggccactccagatACTTTTATTAGAGGTGTGCCAGTTGGTGAGTTCAGATTATTATCTCGCCCAAGAGGTCTCAAGGTCGAACGCTGATGGGGGCGACAGAGTATCCCCAGACCATCTCACTGCCTACATCATAGTCTTGTCAggtcattaattaatttgtcTTAGGGGATAATTAGGATGATTTTTCGGCAAATGTGAGACGGATTTCAGCGGCAGAACTATTTGCGTTTGAACTGTCTCATGAATATGTGTGGACAGACTCATAACACTGGGTTGTTGGATTATAAAATCCACAAAAGTAAGATTTCTACTTTCATTTTTTGCATTCTGCACAAATGACTTAATTTAcaaattttattcttaattgATGTAAATTAAAAGTTGGTTTCATTTGCCTACAAGGGctggggtgtcaaactcatttccattttgggccacatcaaaaatctgaatgttcttaaagggccgggtGTGCCAGAATGCAATGATGAAACCAATTAAACTGctgaaatatcaatatttttgattttgtgattgttttagtattttttgtGTGCTTGAAAAGAATAGGAGCTTCttagaaatttcttttaagttgtgtttgatttatactggattgtgctataaaatggcactatgttccaggaaaatacataatgccgCCCCATAATTTTCTGCTACTATAAACATCTTGAACACTCTTGTCACTGGACATCCTTGAAATATTATGTGTCCAAACTGTAATCCGCCTTTGAATTGAACCTCGCTGTTTTCTCATTCCAGAACCGTTGTTCCAACACTTAGATTCTCCCTGCAGTTCTAACAGGAAAACAGGTTTGTCACCACTCTCCTCCTAGTAAAGTGTACATGCATCAACAATGTTTGTAGCTGTTGAGAAGGGATTCAAGATTACAACACTAAACTCTAAACTTGCTCCATATCAGACTTTATTATTACTAAAAACACTGTAGGCTGTTTCCGTTGGGAAAGAACTGTTTGTAATGCGTAGATTTCAGCTCAGGAAATCTACGCAGAGTCAACTGTTTGTGCGAAACAGTTGActcctattttttatttcatcttccaGATGTCACTTAACCAACAGAGGGTGCCAAGGTGCTGGAAGCAGGCCATAGTGATTCCTGTGGCTAAGACGAGCCACCCAAAAGTCCTGAATGACTTTAGACCTGTTGCACTGACTTCCCTTGTCGTGAAATCTTGGGAAAAATTGGTTAAGAGATATCTTCTTACCAAGACTGAACATTTATTGGATCCTTTACAGTTTGCCTACAGGGCTGGTCGGATAGTTGAGGATGCCACTGCCACTTTactaaactgtgtttttaaacatcttgaaggtaacaaaaaacatgttaagtTGTTATTTGTAGACTTCTCATCTGCTTTTAACACAATCCAGCCCCATATTTTGATTGATAAACTTCTTAATAACTTTCATCTGGATTTTAATGTGGTGGGCTGGATTCTTGATTTTTTAACATCCAGAACGCAAAAAGTCAGAGTGAATGGATGCATGTCCGGAGAGATGTCCCTGTCTACCGGGTCCCCTCAAGGCTGCGTCCTTTCCCctcttctttacattttgtacaCAGACGACTGTCGCAGCTGGCATGATAACaggttaatattaaaatttgcagATGACTCAGTGAAAATTAGCCTTCTACGTGATGATGAACATGCCCATGGCCCTGTGGTCGATGAATTTGTTGACTGGTGTGATAAAGCTTTTCTTTCCctaaatgtacagaaaacaaagaacatgaGCATTGATTTTAGACAGAAGCCCCATAACACAAATCAAACGGTAATTAAAGGTCAGACAGTGGAGACAgtagaaaactataaatatcttGGGACTATTTTGGATATTAAGTTAAAATTCACCTGCCATTCAGAAAACGTACAAAAAAAGGGCCAGCAAAGATGATTTTGTCTAAGGAGGCTCGCAAAGTTTCAAGTTGATAAATCCTTGATGATCCTATTTTATAGATCATATATTGAATCTGTGTTGACCTTTTCCCTTTTCTGTTGGTTTGGCAATCTCAATATTAGACCAAAAAATGCCCTTAGCAGAGTAAAACATACTAGCAATAAGATCTTAGGGGTTGAACAATGCTCACTTACAgaactgtgtaaaaaaacaaatcattaggAAAACTAAAGCCATTATTGCTGATACTTCTCATCCTTTACATGCTGAGTTCCAGTTTCTGCCTTCTGGCATCAGGCTCAGACTTCCTTGTATAAAAAGTAACAGGTACAAGCTCTCCTTTGTTTCTGCACCAATATCTCTCTTTGATGCAGGACAAGGTAGAGGGACTTGCACCTGATCTAGTGTAGCAACTGTTGAccaataataaaatacactgcTGTATGCTTCCCATTATATGCTGATCTGTATTTTATGTGCTTAtggtatttttttgttctttattttttaatctttgatactttgtcttttagtttttttaatacttGCTGCAACATCAGTTGGCCAAATTGGGATACGAATAAAATGAATCTGAATCTGGAAGTGTTTGTATTTCCCATCTGTGCTTGTGTGGATGTCGATATCTTGTGCGGCAGCGTGAGAGGAAAGACACATCTGGTCTTATTTTTAGAGTCTGCCAAACAGCCAGTCTCGTGTCTCCTTATGTTAAGAGCAGCTTGATCAAACCTATATCGAAGAGAAgtcattataaatatattttatagcGGTTTCATAAAAAGAATGCAAGCCAACGAGTGGAGGTAAGGTCAGGGAGACGCTGACATTTAGAGTTATGGAACCTAAAGTAAGTACCCTGTATTGGGCTTTTATCGGTGTGATAAAATCGCAGCCCTTTgacatttactattttaaagACAGCGGCCATTTGTAGGCTGTTGTgctattaatgtgtttggacatttttatggaaAAGACCTTACACCTGTTCAGATTCAGGAGGACGGATCAGAGCCAGTGGAAGCCTTCAGATTTgaaatgacaattttttttaattttattttatttttttgccaactAGCATGTAACGTGCTTTTGACTGAATATGAAAACTTGCATGTTGAGTTGTATTAATATCTCAGCTCTGCAGACACAAATTGGCTCTTTCGGAGTCAAAATTTGGGCCTTTGTGATCGTTACGAACCATTTTACGTTTGTTAAAATGCAATGCGGTGACGGAAAATGTGGTGCAATTTGACTGGTGATGAGATCAATTtttagaaaagaagaaaaaaaggcttgaGAGACAGTTTATGGTCTCTGCGTTTTATTACTATGCGTTCTCAAACTACCAGAAACCCAAAATGAAGAGTAAAAGTGACACCTTTATGTATTTTAACATTGAACAGACAGTTTGGTTCCCCTTAAACGGTGCCACGTTTGcaacaaaaatgcatttgtggGTTTTGTGGTAGAATTTAGTACGACATGGCATGGTCGGTAACTTTGCAGTGGATGCCACGGCAGCGCGACTGATTCATGGGAATGACAGACCAACGTGCAGGGAGTTCATCAAAGTGTTTAAGAAAACAGCCATTTTGGTGCTCAGAATGGGCAAAACGAAGGGGGCGATCATAGTTGAGAAATCTTGTAGCTTCATCGACAGTCATGCAGCGAAAGTGGATCGCATTAAATTCGTCTTGGAGTCTACGTCTCTGATGGGCTCACCTGGCTGAAGAAGTCCAGCGGAGAGAGTGTGCTTCCCTGAGAGATCCTGCAGAGGATAGTGAGGGGAGCTGAGAAGGTCATATCGATGGAAACACCGCGTCTCGCTTTATTAATTTAATCAGATACAACGAGGAACTGATTTAAATGATTCTTCGAATTACACAGAAGCTTTCAGCAGGATGGAAAAGAGCAATAATCACGTCTTCGAAGActcaactttcttttttcccccccttctagtccacattttcaaattgaattttaattgtTCTGCATTTAATCTGACAAAGTCATTTGCTTTCAATCAGGCTGCAGCCATATTTTACCGCAGATTAACTTTGCCGAACAGACACAGAAGATGGATGAAAGCGAGCAGtggaggagtgtgtgtgtgtgggtgtggaggcgtgggtgtgtgtgtggaggatcTGGGGATGATCCGGGAAACGGAAGGAGCCTCAAGCACTTCGACAGCTCTTTCTCTGTCAAAGACAAAGTCATTTCCACTTCGCCCTCTGAGAGCAGCACTGCACACTCTATCTCTAATAGTCAGACTCTCAGCAGTGTTTTGCTTCCCCGTCTCTAAAAGCGAAGCCCTGCCTCTTTCCCTCGCTCCCAAACGAAGCCTCGGTTGGTGATGGATGAGCAACAGAACTAATTcgtctctgttttgttttacgtTGGTGGCTTTCTCGCGGAGCCATAAAAGCAGAGCAGCGGAAGTTTAGCAGAACTTTAAACAGTTAAACAGCCATTAAATAGACTTGTATTAAATGCCCCCTTCGAGCCTTAAAATATGGATGAGGTGATGCCGGCGTTCGGAATAAATGATATAACCAACTTGGTTGCACTCGGACAAACTTCAACATGGcttgaaacaaaacattagcGGTCGCGTTTTATGGTAAATAAGCTCGTATTGTCTTGAttatcaaagacaaacacaattttgttgATTGAAATTTAATGTACAGCCATGCTTCTTATTAGAAATACCTGTAGCATTTTCTAATGAGATGAATATATAAGATGAAGTAACAATCTGTTTTGATTGTAAAGTACCACACAATAAATACTGTTAATTACATTagtatgtttttgtaattactgTAGATCATTCCCATAATTGATCCACACtgtaaacttttattattttatctccatctttaaatgtatttatagatTATGAATAACtgaagattttgtgattttttttattgttgttgttgctattTTCTGGGTCATTTTATACTTTAATTCACTACAAACACacatatgacatttaaaaatgatgatatTTAGAAATAACACTATGCTAATTTGCCCGTTACGTATGCATCTTCCATGTTACTATGTAAAGTTTCCCATTTTGGCTGCAAAGACAAGCCCCTCTTTTCACTGTCTCCTCTTGTTTACCTACTGGTCCAGTTCAGtcttacaaaaaaatatgtgcatAAAATCATTAGTCCACTGGCACAAACATTTCTTGTGCCGCACCCACTTCACACGCACTTGCCAACTTGGATCTGTGACTGCACCTTCTTGGCTGCAGCTATTTATTGCAATGCTCCGTCAACGTCGCCTCCAATTAATTTAGTTGATTGCATTTAGAGGAAAGGCACTCACTAAACCGAACACCGTTTACAATAATACAAATATGAAGGGTTGCAGTAAGGTGAAATTATTTGTCGCTGTTGCTTCAATTTACTTCAATTTCTGAAGGTTTCGGTTAAAGGTCTGGTGAGGATCGCATGCCAAAACCCTAACAACTTTTAAGTGACAAGAAGTAGAtaaaatgctgctttaaaagACCTTTTTGCTGATTATTGTGTTCCAGTGATGCTTCTCATTTATGTTAGCACATATTAACACATTACCTTAAAggcaacattaaaataattgctAAACGTTGGGCTTAGTGTTAGAGTAAtggtttctcaaacttttttatCACAAGCAGCGCTTTGAACAATATACGTTTTTTTCACATGTTACCATTTTGTGTTGCAAAAAGCTTTTGCTGCTTACCTGCTACCTTAGAACAAGCTAAAGCAGTAGCAGACCAGggcttggaaaaaaattaagattctTATTCATGGGCGCTAGATGAGCTGCTAAAAAACTTGGTGTTCCATTTTTACTTCTAAGTGGACTTTTCTAAATGtccatttgaaaataaattgcacAACAGCCAATCTAAGAGCTTACTCTTTCTGAGCCCCTCAAAGAACATGAAGGGAAAAAATGGATCCTGACTTTAGTGAgattacaaaaacaatgtttgacaTGTACCTGTGGGTCAATCCTGAGACACACAAAACAAGTACAGCAATGGAGAGTACACATGCCTATGGgggtatttttatttctagcaTACGTAGACACTTTCATTAATCCTACTGACCTGCCAGTTCTGGTTGAATTCATCAACAACCAACTGCAGATTTCTGGACAGCTTAACAGGCGTTATGTCAGTCTGCATTGCGATGCGTTTCTCCCCTGCGGCTCGTTTTCGTCCCGTAACCGACACGTTCTGCCACAGGAAAAGCTCAAGCAACAGCTGGCGCAGAGCTGTGTGGGGAACACGTGTGGATGGAGGAACGCAGGCCGAGGTGACGCTGGCGTGGCGAGCCACAGAAACGGCCAAATTTCAAACCCTTTGCAGTGACTCGGGATCCATTTactgtttcttttctccatGTCCCTCGTAGGATTCAGTAAATTCCAGGTGGACGAGCAGGAGATTTCAAACTGAACATCCCCCCGacttaaatccaatatggctgctttGCGTATAAAACGTTGTGACAGGCtcagtaaaaactgtttatatGCACTTCTAACAGTTTCTCATCAAATCTGTCCCTCACAGTGTACCACACAGCCTTGTCTAGTGAACATGCAGCTAATGTAAAGAATACAGAAAAtccctctgtttttttgttgttgtttttttcaaagtggAACTACAACATGGTTAAGTTTGGGTTTGTGCTGTGTGGTAACTTGCTTTACATCATCTctcatttatttgcatttaccTCCCAGAATCTGTCAGCATTTCTTTTTGGAGCTAAAGTACTTGCACCACGGTTTGGGAGCAATGGTGTTACAGTTTTTCAGCTAATTTCCAGcttgtttgcatgttttggCGATAAAGttagcaaaatgaaaaatctataTCTTAATCACAAACATCTCTGAAAGTAATTTAGACACCAAATTTTTCTTCTAATTACCTGAAATGTCTGCAACTGTCCAGTTTTGCTCTACAAAATTACAGCCAAGCactaaacaaccaaaaacaataaaaaaaatgctgggtTGCAGTGCTCTAGAgcttggcttttattttttattttttcccctcgtCATCCTGCGGTTTGATTCTCCCACATGATCACAGTCAACGAGAAATGAATAATCAATTCCAGTCAAGAAGAAGCCTGTGGAGCCAGTATTACTCTGCCGCACTCACAGCATGTTGCCACTTCCTGTGTGCGTTTCTGTCTCCAGCCACTTTCTCAGTTTGACGCTGCGGGATCCAGCTGGGGCGACCAACTGCATGacggaaacaacaaaaattcaacaaaagTAGCTTCGAAGTTAGATAAACGGTGCAgaaaaaattgcacaaaatgGGCCCAAATTTAAACGATCTTGACTTGAGGAGAAATTAATTAAACCAAACAGAATGTGTGAATCTACTTAACTTTGAATTATCTCGTGTATATTCCCATAACTAAAgcaacagatgtttttaaaaattaccagTGTTTTAGATAAAAACGTGCATgaaacaccccccccccccccccccccccccccccacacacacacacacacacacacaaacccaaTATAAATCACAGATTTAGTTAAATGGATAGAAGAAACctcattcatttttactttagtcaaaaatctgttgtgttttttgttgtgggttttaaaaacatacaaaaaaaatttaacttctgaaatattttaatgataaaCACAGAAATTGTGGCTCATGTCAATCGGCAACAGGGGTCGACTGTTCAAAAATGGtgttcaattcatttttttcacacGCAAGAATTACCTGTGTATCTTCAGGAAACAATGCTAATCCTTATCTGAACCTTTCCATCCCTTTAAAGGGTATTTTGGTgtcagccagcagggggcaatGTGGTTTCAGATGAAAAGTGTTGACATTCAGTGTCTCtctgtgttagtgtgtgtgaaTTCTCACAGCGTGGGGTAGCTGGTTAGTGGTTAGGTGCTGAGCAGACCACTGCAGAGCCCACGAGCCATGAATCTCAGAGAGAAGTGGATGTGGGAGTTTCTGTGGGTTGGCTtattaacatttcatttctttatttccctCTAATTTTGctataggaaaaaaaacaacacaactttaaaatcacCATTAGACATCAATTCGTCTTCTTCACCGGGTTTGTGCTCTTAGAATAATTCCAGTCCATATGCGATGACGTCGTCATAGCCAAGGgattgatacattttaaaagtaatgttTGCCTATTTGTGTGTCGTATTTCTTCACGGAATCACAGAGCTGGaaccaccccccccccccccccccgaacGATTGAACTGAGCTCTTCAGATTGTTGATTATCTGTAGAAGAGGTTTTTGAACACAAGGGGCGGAATATGGCTCTCTAATGGAAAACGAGACAAAACCAGTTCAGGAAACCCATCGAGACgatcacagagagagagaaataacaTAAAGACTGGAGATAAGTACCAGCACAGTCAGTGTGCTACTGCAAAAAGAGCTTAATACTTACAGCTCATTAAATATGCAGCAGGAGTGTCTTACAGGAAGACATGTTATTGATGTATGACTGCAGACTGCGCAGGCCACACTGGTCCCTCCACAGTCCGTTTCCTGTCCTCATTTACCCCGTAATGACACATTGGAGTCTTAtgaaaggtttttgttgttttaaagtattttctttgaTTTCCTGTAATGCACCTTGTATATGAATAATGTGGTACAAATCAACTTGCCGTGTCTTTCAATGTAGCAACCCTGGAAAGCCACTATCAGCTAGACTGGCTTTTCTGCCAAATGGTCATCCATCTTCCAGCCACACAGTGTTGTCCCTTTGTACATGCTTTTAGGAGGTCTaatctttgctgtttgtttggtttcacTTCCCCATATCAAAGCAGATATTCTTCCTTCACAAC
This genomic window contains:
- the gdf3 gene encoding LOW QUALITY PROTEIN: protein DVR-1 (The sequence of the model RefSeq protein was modified relative to this genomic sequence to represent the inferred CDS: deleted 1 base in 1 codon), encoding MIQLHSGRLPKAQVKNHRAPLQSPGPDMAALLVLAAWLLGLQAFSDAEDRNTRERLFLGSLGLSERPQPGGSRHTRRPVPSELWRMFRRSESIQARDSDPCTVSEYGVRGNIIRYVQDQGRLVSGWSSSCQACLVKQLFFNVSVLQPVELLSLAQLEIRLHWKPLRPAGLLRGPRAVSMSLSKVIRATLRGADPRASRRLLLSQSLRPQLEPAAVAMDLTPLAESWRKPGHNYGLVVELSLPPGADPEELTPFLPGNAFPLEEAWTLPLMEASLVVVSLNPHQCRSRQRRSAVRLPVTPSNICKARRLYIDFKDVGWQDWIIAPPGYMANYCHGECPFPLSESLNGTNHAILQTLVHSLDPQGTPQPCCVPIRLSPISMLYYDNNDNVVLRHYQDMVVDECGCR